The following coding sequences are from one Pseudomonas mendocina window:
- the betA gene encoding choline dehydrogenase, giving the protein MPQEFDYIIIGAGSAGNVLATRLTEDEGVSVLLLEAGGPDYRLDFRTQMPAALAFPLQGRRYNWAYETDPEPYMNNRRMECGRGKGLGGSSLINGMCYIRGNALDFDNWATAKGLEDWTYLDCLPYFRKAETRDIGPNDYHGGDGPVSVTTPKAGNNPLFHAMVEAGVQAGYPRTDDLNGYQQEGFGPMDRTVTPEGRRASTARGYLDQARARPNLTIVTHATTDRILFDGKRASGVSYLIGNSNNATEARARREVLLCAGAIASPQILQRSGVGPAALLRKLDIPLVHELPGVGQNLQDHLEMYLQYACTQPVSLYPALKLLNQPGIGAQWLFAGNGIGASNQFEAGGFIRTRPEFAWPNIQFHFLPVAINYNGSNAVNEHGFQAHVGSMRSPSRGRIQLKSKDPRQHPSILFNYMSHEQDWQEFRDGIRLTREIMAQPALDPYRGREISPGADVQTDAELDTFIREHAETAFHPSCSCKMGEDDMAVVDGQGRVHGVQGLRVVDASIMPEIITGNLNATTIMMAEKIADRIRGRQPLPRSNAPYFVAGDRPVRGVPLRSQNDRLVG; this is encoded by the coding sequence ATGCCCCAGGAATTCGACTACATCATCATCGGTGCCGGTTCAGCCGGTAACGTCCTGGCCACCCGTCTGACCGAGGACGAAGGTGTCAGCGTGCTGCTGCTCGAAGCCGGCGGCCCGGATTACCGCCTCGACTTCCGCACGCAGATGCCCGCCGCCCTGGCCTTTCCGCTACAGGGCCGACGCTACAACTGGGCCTACGAGACCGACCCCGAGCCGTACATGAACAACCGCCGCATGGAATGCGGGCGCGGCAAGGGCCTGGGCGGCTCATCGCTGATCAACGGCATGTGCTACATCCGCGGCAATGCCCTGGACTTCGACAACTGGGCCACTGCCAAAGGCCTGGAGGACTGGACGTATCTGGACTGCCTGCCGTATTTCCGCAAGGCGGAAACCCGCGACATCGGCCCCAACGATTACCACGGCGGCGACGGCCCGGTGAGCGTAACCACGCCCAAGGCCGGCAACAACCCGCTGTTCCACGCCATGGTCGAGGCCGGCGTACAAGCAGGTTATCCGCGTACCGATGACCTCAACGGCTACCAGCAGGAAGGCTTCGGCCCGATGGATCGCACCGTGACCCCGGAAGGCCGTCGCGCCAGCACCGCACGCGGTTATCTGGACCAGGCACGGGCACGGCCGAACCTGACCATCGTCACCCACGCCACTACCGATCGCATCCTGTTCGACGGCAAGCGCGCCAGCGGCGTGAGCTACCTGATCGGCAACTCGAACAACGCCACCGAAGCCCGCGCCCGTCGCGAGGTGCTGCTGTGCGCCGGCGCCATCGCCTCGCCGCAGATTCTCCAGCGCTCCGGCGTTGGCCCTGCAGCGCTACTGCGCAAGCTGGATATCCCGCTGGTGCATGAACTGCCTGGCGTCGGCCAGAACCTGCAGGATCACCTGGAGATGTACCTGCAGTACGCCTGCACACAGCCGGTGTCGCTGTACCCGGCGCTCAAACTGCTCAACCAGCCGGGCATCGGCGCGCAATGGCTGTTCGCCGGCAACGGCATCGGCGCCAGCAACCAGTTCGAGGCGGGTGGGTTCATCCGTACGCGCCCGGAATTCGCCTGGCCCAATATCCAGTTCCATTTCCTCCCGGTGGCGATCAACTACAACGGCAGCAATGCGGTCAACGAGCACGGTTTCCAGGCTCACGTCGGTTCGATGCGCTCGCCCAGCCGCGGTCGCATCCAGCTCAAGTCCAAGGATCCGCGCCAGCACCCGAGCATCCTGTTCAACTACATGAGTCACGAGCAGGACTGGCAGGAATTCCGTGACGGCATTCGTCTCACTCGCGAGATCATGGCGCAGCCAGCACTCGACCCTTACCGAGGCCGCGAGATCAGCCCGGGCGCCGACGTACAGACTGACGCCGAGCTGGATACCTTCATCCGCGAACACGCGGAGACAGCGTTCCATCCGTCGTGCTCGTGCAAGATGGGCGAAGACGACATGGCGGTGGTCGATGGGCAAGGCCGCGTGCACGGCGTGCAGGGCTTGCGCGTGGTGGATGCGTCGATCATGCCGGAGATCATCACCGGCAACCTCAACGCCACCACCATCATGATGGCCGAGAAGATCGCCGATCGAATCCGAGGGCGTCAGCCATTGCCGCGCAGCAATGCGCCGTACTTCGTCGCGGGCGACCGCCCCGTGCGGGGTGTGCCGCTGCGCAGCCAGAACGACAGGCTAGTCGGGTAA
- the torT gene encoding TMAO reductase system periplasmic protein TorT, whose protein sequence is MRWLPVWFCLFSQSLLAAEWFPYPVEADGRMRDYRPLPVADKPWRICALLPHGKDRYWWGVAWGLDQEANRLGVRLGIYEAGGYEHAAVQLEQFDHCVAEGANAFVVASINTYDLCHAVEVQTKAGRPVIDLVNRLDCPGISAHSRVDFADMARATLEYVVKLSAGRPIQVGWLPGPADAGWVQDAERGLREAMSGSAVTLAHGGYGPVDRSRQAQLVRELLKQHPQLDYLIGNAEAAAFAAQLVRNVGSQAQVLSFYATERVLEQIHEGQVLAAPTDSPVIQARVALDLAVRALQGEKVPQLISPKIEMLDVAALERFDLGRLMPPEGHWMIRQELPD, encoded by the coding sequence ATGCGCTGGTTACCTGTCTGGTTCTGCCTGTTCAGCCAGTCACTGCTGGCTGCCGAATGGTTTCCCTATCCGGTAGAAGCCGATGGCCGCATGCGGGATTACCGCCCTTTGCCTGTGGCCGACAAGCCCTGGCGCATCTGCGCGCTGTTGCCCCACGGTAAGGATCGTTACTGGTGGGGCGTGGCCTGGGGTCTGGATCAGGAGGCGAATCGACTCGGTGTACGCCTGGGCATCTACGAGGCCGGTGGCTACGAGCATGCGGCGGTGCAACTGGAGCAGTTCGACCACTGTGTGGCCGAGGGCGCCAATGCCTTCGTCGTGGCCAGCATCAACACCTATGACCTGTGCCACGCGGTAGAAGTGCAGACGAAGGCTGGCCGGCCGGTGATCGATCTGGTCAATCGCCTGGATTGCCCAGGTATCAGTGCCCATTCCCGGGTCGACTTCGCCGATATGGCGCGCGCAACCCTCGAATACGTGGTGAAGCTCAGCGCAGGTCGCCCGATTCAGGTCGGCTGGCTGCCCGGGCCGGCGGATGCCGGCTGGGTGCAGGATGCCGAACGCGGCTTGCGCGAAGCCATGTCGGGTAGCGCGGTAACGCTGGCTCATGGTGGCTACGGCCCGGTCGATCGCAGCCGTCAGGCGCAACTGGTGCGGGAGCTGCTCAAGCAGCATCCGCAGCTCGATTACCTGATCGGCAACGCCGAGGCGGCGGCGTTCGCGGCGCAGTTGGTGCGTAATGTCGGTTCGCAGGCGCAGGTGCTGTCGTTCTATGCCACTGAACGGGTGCTGGAACAGATTCACGAAGGCCAGGTGCTGGCAGCGCCGACCGACTCGCCGGTGATTCAAGCGCGCGTCGCGCTGGATCTTGCCGTGCGTGCTCTACAGGGCGAGAAGGTACCGCAGCTGATCAGCCCAAAGATCGAGATGCTCGATGTCGCCGCATTGGAGCGCTTTGACCTCGGGCGGCTGATGCCACCCGAGGGGCACTGGATGATCCGTCAGGAATTACCCGACTAG
- the mdtD gene encoding multidrug transporter subunit MdtD: MTIPAPLDPRTARLLPWIVAIAFFMQTLDGTILNTALPAMAGDLNEDPLRMQSVVIAYMLTVALLIPASGWIADRFGTRRIFFGAIALFSLGSLLCALSESLSMLIGARVIQGLGGALMMPVGRLVVLRAYPRSELVRIMSFITLPGLLGPLIGPTLGGWLVEVASWHWIFLINLPVGLLGCWAARRYMPDLRGPERSRFDTVGFLLFGAAMLLITVALEGLGELHLPTMRVVLLLLGGMACLAAYWLRAGRIEHPLFSPALFHTRSFAVGIIGNLFARLGSGALPFLTPLLLQLAMGYSPAQAGMSLIPLALAAMAAKPLAKPLIERLGYRNILTSNTLLLGALIASLALVDAETSTLQLIIQLSLIGACNSLQFTAMNTVTLIDLDNRDASSGNSLLSVVVQLAMGLGVASAAALLSGFSRDLGGSDHVLQAFQATYLCVGLLSMLAAAIFLQLDTKAGRSGRNIEVPTDD; encoded by the coding sequence ATGACCATCCCCGCACCGCTCGACCCACGCACCGCCCGCCTGCTGCCATGGATAGTCGCCATCGCCTTCTTCATGCAGACGCTGGACGGCACCATCCTCAATACCGCCCTGCCCGCCATGGCCGGCGATCTCAACGAAGACCCGCTGCGCATGCAGTCGGTGGTGATCGCCTACATGCTCACCGTGGCGTTGCTGATTCCGGCATCGGGCTGGATCGCCGACCGCTTCGGCACCCGGCGCATCTTCTTCGGCGCCATCGCCCTGTTCAGCCTCGGCTCGCTGCTGTGCGCACTATCGGAATCGCTCAGCATGCTGATCGGCGCGCGGGTCATTCAGGGCCTCGGCGGTGCCTTGATGATGCCGGTCGGACGCCTGGTGGTGCTGCGCGCCTATCCGCGCTCCGAGCTCGTGCGGATCATGAGTTTCATCACCCTGCCCGGCCTGCTCGGCCCGCTGATCGGCCCGACCCTCGGCGGCTGGCTGGTGGAAGTCGCCAGCTGGCACTGGATCTTCCTGATCAACCTGCCCGTGGGGCTGCTCGGTTGCTGGGCGGCGCGACGGTATATGCCGGACCTGCGCGGGCCAGAGCGTAGCCGCTTCGATACCGTGGGTTTCCTGCTGTTCGGCGCCGCCATGTTGCTGATCACCGTGGCGCTGGAAGGGCTCGGCGAGTTGCACCTGCCGACCATGCGTGTGGTGCTGCTGTTGCTCGGCGGCATGGCCTGCCTGGCCGCTTACTGGTTACGCGCCGGGCGTATCGAACATCCGCTGTTCTCGCCAGCGCTGTTCCATACCCGCAGCTTCGCCGTGGGCATCATCGGCAACCTGTTCGCGCGTCTCGGCAGCGGCGCGTTGCCCTTCCTCACGCCCCTCCTGCTGCAACTGGCGATGGGCTATTCGCCGGCCCAGGCCGGCATGAGCCTGATCCCGCTGGCACTGGCAGCCATGGCAGCCAAGCCCCTGGCCAAGCCGCTGATCGAGCGCCTCGGCTACCGCAACATCCTCACCAGCAACACCCTGCTGCTTGGCGCCCTGATCGCCAGCCTGGCGCTGGTCGATGCCGAGACGTCGACGTTGCAGTTGATCATCCAGCTGAGCCTGATCGGCGCCTGCAACTCGCTGCAGTTCACCGCGATGAACACGGTAACGCTGATCGACCTGGACAACCGCGACGCCAGCAGCGGCAACAGCCTGCTGTCGGTGGTGGTGCAGCTGGCAATGGGCCTGGGCGTCGCCTCGGCAGCGGCGCTGCTCAGTGGCTTCAGCCGCGACCTTGGCGGCAGTGACCACGTGTTGCAGGCGTTTCAGGCCACCTACCTGTGCGTCGGCCTGCTGTCGATGCTGGCAGCGGCGATCTTCCTGCAACTGGATACGAAAGCGGGCCGTAGCGGCCGCAATATCGAGGTTCCGACCGACGACTGA
- the dbpA gene encoding ATP-dependent RNA helicase DbpA, which produces MTATAFASLPLSAAMQANLAAIGYAEMTPIQAASLPLILKGRDLIAQAKTGSGKTAAFGIGLLHPLNPRYFGCQAMVLCPTRELADQVAKEIRRLARAADNIKVLTLCGGVPFGPQIGSLEHGAHVIVGTPGRVQEHLRKGTLKVDGLNTLVLDEADRMLDMGFVDSISDIIEQTPARRQTLLFSATYPTGIEQLAARFLRSPERVEVEAQHDDGQIEQRFYEIAPGQRMEAVSTLLRHFRKQPVVAFCATRQQCDELAAQLEAEKISAAALHGDLEQRDRDQILALFANRSLSVLVATDVAARGLDIAGLEMVINVELSRDAEVHIHRIGRSGRAGEKGLALSLVAPAEAGRAQAIEALQGKELAWYPLPAAKATGEPLLPPMHTLCIGAGRKEKLRPGDILGALTGDAGIPGDQVGKIALFDYQAYVAVHRDVARQALKRLSEGKIKGRTLRVRLL; this is translated from the coding sequence GTGACCGCTACCGCCTTCGCCAGCCTGCCCCTTTCCGCCGCCATGCAGGCCAATCTCGCCGCCATCGGCTATGCCGAGATGACGCCCATCCAGGCCGCCAGCCTGCCGCTGATTCTCAAGGGCCGCGACCTGATCGCCCAGGCCAAGACCGGCAGCGGCAAGACTGCAGCGTTCGGCATCGGCCTGCTGCATCCGCTCAACCCACGCTACTTCGGCTGCCAGGCCATGGTGCTGTGCCCGACGCGCGAGCTGGCCGATCAGGTAGCCAAAGAGATTCGTCGCCTGGCCCGCGCGGCCGACAACATCAAGGTGCTCACCCTGTGCGGCGGCGTGCCCTTCGGCCCGCAGATCGGCTCGCTGGAGCACGGCGCGCACGTGATCGTCGGCACTCCCGGCCGCGTACAGGAACACCTGCGCAAAGGCACGTTGAAGGTCGATGGCCTCAATACCCTGGTGCTCGACGAGGCGGATCGCATGCTCGACATGGGCTTCGTCGACAGTATCAGCGACATCATCGAACAAACCCCGGCGCGCCGGCAGACCCTGCTGTTCTCCGCCACCTATCCGACCGGCATCGAACAACTCGCCGCGCGCTTCCTGCGCAGCCCCGAGCGGGTCGAGGTCGAGGCGCAGCATGACGACGGGCAGATCGAACAACGCTTCTACGAAATTGCTCCAGGCCAACGCATGGAAGCGGTCAGCACGCTGCTGCGGCATTTTCGCAAACAACCGGTGGTTGCCTTCTGCGCCACGCGCCAGCAATGCGACGAGCTGGCCGCGCAGCTAGAGGCCGAGAAGATTTCCGCCGCCGCACTGCATGGCGATCTGGAGCAACGTGATCGCGATCAGATCCTCGCCCTGTTCGCCAACCGCAGCCTCAGCGTGCTGGTGGCCACTGACGTTGCCGCGCGCGGCCTGGATATCGCCGGGCTGGAGATGGTGATCAACGTCGAGCTGTCGCGTGATGCCGAGGTGCATATCCACCGCATCGGTCGCAGTGGTCGCGCCGGTGAAAAAGGCCTGGCGCTGAGCCTGGTGGCGCCCGCCGAAGCCGGTCGCGCCCAAGCCATCGAAGCGCTTCAGGGCAAGGAACTGGCCTGGTATCCGCTGCCTGCGGCCAAGGCGACTGGCGAGCCGCTGCTGCCGCCGATGCACACGCTGTGCATCGGTGCCGGACGCAAGGAGAAACTGCGCCCTGGCGACATCCTCGGTGCCCTGACCGGCGATGCCGGCATCCCTGGCGATCAGGTCGGCAAGATCGCCCTGTTCGATTACCAGGCCTACGTTGCCGTGCACCGCGATGTGGCGCGCCAGGCGCTGAAGCGCCTGAGCGAAGGCAAGATCAAGGGTAGAACTCTGCGTGTACGTCTATTGTAA
- a CDS encoding diguanylate cyclase produces the protein MRNILVIEDSPLVLKILEHLFRQETDLEPIFCASLAEAEVMLETSAALFFAAIVDLHLPDAPDGESVDLVMRYHLPCIVLSGSYNEQRRDDLLMKGVVDYVLKESQHSYEYAFRLLHRLDHNSHIKILIADDSTAQRHYIRHILEPHHYQIIEASDGKETLRQLGEHPDLDLLVLDHAMPGVSGFELVKLLRQKLRLNDLIIIGVSADPKGSLSAQFIKHGADDFLRKPFCPEELNCRVMSTLERRDLLRALKKAAQFDALTGLNNRRAFYEQGLQMLQQAQRERREVCVAMLDLDHFKQINDGFGHASGDSALVVFARAMSAAFPDMLLGRLGGEEFALLTLHDAEQVVQALDKLRRQCASLYYAVGAPALSFSAGLYQGEPEDLESLLHEADIRLYRAKQQGRARTVLA, from the coding sequence ATGCGCAATATTCTGGTCATTGAAGACAGTCCACTGGTTCTGAAGATCCTCGAACATCTGTTCCGCCAGGAAACCGATCTGGAGCCGATCTTCTGTGCCTCGCTGGCAGAAGCCGAAGTGATGCTGGAGACCTCGGCCGCGCTGTTCTTCGCCGCCATCGTCGACCTGCACCTGCCGGATGCGCCAGATGGCGAGAGCGTCGACCTGGTGATGCGCTATCACCTGCCGTGCATCGTCCTCAGCGGCAGTTACAACGAGCAACGCCGTGACGACCTGCTGATGAAGGGCGTGGTCGACTATGTGCTCAAGGAAAGCCAGCACTCCTACGAGTACGCCTTCCGCCTACTGCACCGGCTCGACCACAACAGCCATATCAAGATTCTCATCGCCGACGACTCCACGGCGCAGCGTCACTACATTCGCCACATTCTCGAGCCGCACCACTACCAGATCATCGAGGCCAGCGACGGCAAGGAGACCCTGCGCCAGCTGGGCGAGCACCCGGATCTCGACCTGCTGGTACTCGACCATGCCATGCCCGGCGTCAGCGGTTTCGAGCTGGTCAAGCTGCTGCGGCAAAAGCTGCGCCTCAACGACCTGATCATCATCGGTGTGTCCGCCGACCCCAAGGGCTCGCTCAGCGCGCAGTTCATCAAGCATGGTGCCGATGACTTCCTGCGCAAACCATTCTGCCCCGAAGAGCTGAATTGCCGGGTGATGTCCACCCTGGAGCGTCGCGACCTGCTGCGCGCGCTGAAGAAAGCCGCACAGTTCGATGCCCTGACCGGCCTGAACAACCGCCGCGCTTTCTACGAGCAGGGACTGCAGATGCTGCAACAGGCACAACGCGAGCGTCGCGAAGTGTGCGTGGCGATGCTCGACCTCGACCACTTCAAGCAGATCAACGATGGTTTCGGTCATGCCAGCGGCGACAGCGCCCTGGTGGTGTTCGCCCGGGCAATGAGTGCGGCCTTCCCCGATATGCTGCTGGGCCGACTCGGGGGCGAGGAATTCGCCCTGCTCACGCTGCATGATGCGGAGCAGGTGGTGCAGGCACTGGACAAGCTACGGCGGCAATGCGCTAGCCTGTACTACGCGGTGGGCGCGCCGGCCTTGTCGTTCAGCGCGGGGCTGTACCAGGGCGAACCAGAAGACCTGGAAAGCCTTCTGCACGAGGCTGACATCCGGCTATACCGGGCCAAGCAGCAGGGCCGCGCCCGTACGGTGCTGGCCTGA
- a CDS encoding ABC transporter substrate-binding protein, whose amino-acid sequence MLAVRAWLLLLLLSPALASAELLRLVADPWPPFNDRDLPGNGLASDLVEQALKRAGYTTSYAEVPWERAVLGLKRGDYDVLINAWYSADRAEYGYFSRPYLVNRLRFMQRKGSNIRFETLADLYPHSIAVVRGYAYSKEFDSDPNLLKVGVGSFEIAARMLHAGRVQLALEDELVARYHMGRELSSIRGELEFLPLPLTENGLHILVRRSRADHEEIASRFDKAIQEMSDDGSYAATLQRHGP is encoded by the coding sequence ATGCTCGCAGTGCGTGCCTGGCTATTGCTCTTGCTGCTGTCGCCGGCACTGGCCTCGGCCGAGTTGTTGCGCCTGGTGGCTGATCCCTGGCCGCCTTTCAATGATCGGGACTTACCTGGCAATGGTCTGGCCAGTGATCTGGTGGAGCAGGCGCTGAAGCGTGCCGGCTACACCACCAGCTACGCCGAGGTTCCCTGGGAGCGAGCGGTGCTGGGGCTCAAACGCGGTGATTACGATGTGTTGATCAACGCCTGGTACAGTGCGGATCGTGCCGAGTACGGCTATTTCTCTCGCCCTTATCTGGTCAATCGTCTGCGTTTCATGCAGCGCAAGGGCAGCAATATTCGCTTCGAAACCCTGGCCGATCTCTACCCGCACAGCATCGCCGTGGTGCGTGGTTATGCCTATTCCAAGGAGTTCGACAGCGACCCCAACCTGCTCAAGGTGGGTGTTGGCAGCTTCGAGATCGCTGCGCGCATGTTGCATGCCGGGCGGGTGCAGCTGGCGCTGGAAGATGAACTGGTGGCGCGGTATCACATGGGGCGGGAGTTGAGCTCCATTCGCGGCGAGCTGGAGTTCCTGCCGCTGCCGTTGACCGAGAACGGCCTGCATATTCTGGTTCGTCGCAGTCGTGCCGATCACGAGGAAATCGCCAGTCGTTTCGACAAGGCGATCCAGGAGATGAGCGACGATGGTAGCTATGCCGCGACGCTGCAGCGCCACGGCCCTTGA
- a CDS encoding NAD(P)/FAD-dependent oxidoreductase, whose translation MLQTDVLIIGAGAAGLMCAATAATRGRRVLVLDHANKAGKKILMSGGGRCNFTNMYCEPANFLSGNPHFCKSALARFTQWDFIGLVAKHGVPYHEKKLGQLFCDNKSSDILELLLTECAETGAQIRLDTAVQSIEKTEGGFLLQTDLGTVACQSLVIATGGLSIPTLGATGFGYQVAKQFGHEVLPTRAGLVPFTLTDPQLKTLCTELSGTSVEDCRVSCNGQSFVENILFTHRGLSGPAILQISSYWQPGDTVHIDLLPHIDLPEWLATQQRERGNSELKTLLAELFTKKMATLLVDNWFTNKPLKQYTPGELKAIAERLSDWQLVPAGTEGYRTAEVTLGGVNTDEVSSKTLESLKVPGLYFIGEVLDVTGHLGGFNFQWAWASGYAAAQYA comes from the coding sequence GTGTTGCAAACCGACGTACTGATCATTGGCGCAGGCGCTGCCGGACTGATGTGCGCAGCCACTGCCGCTACCCGTGGCCGCCGCGTGTTGGTACTCGACCACGCCAACAAGGCCGGCAAGAAAATCCTCATGTCCGGCGGTGGGCGCTGCAACTTCACCAATATGTACTGCGAGCCGGCCAACTTCCTCTCCGGCAACCCGCACTTCTGCAAATCCGCCCTGGCGCGCTTCACCCAGTGGGATTTCATCGGCCTGGTAGCCAAGCATGGTGTGCCATATCACGAGAAGAAACTCGGCCAACTGTTCTGCGACAACAAGTCCAGCGATATTCTCGAACTTCTGCTGACCGAATGTGCCGAAACGGGCGCGCAGATTCGCCTGGATACCGCCGTGCAAAGCATCGAGAAAACCGAAGGCGGTTTCCTGCTGCAAACCGATCTCGGCACCGTGGCCTGCCAGTCGCTGGTGATCGCCACTGGCGGGCTGTCGATTCCCACCCTCGGCGCCACCGGCTTCGGTTACCAGGTGGCCAAGCAGTTCGGCCATGAAGTACTGCCGACCCGCGCCGGGCTGGTGCCCTTCACTCTCACCGATCCGCAGCTCAAGACGTTGTGCACCGAGCTTTCCGGCACCTCGGTCGAGGACTGCCGGGTGAGCTGCAATGGCCAGAGCTTCGTCGAGAACATCCTGTTCACCCATCGCGGCCTGTCCGGGCCGGCGATCCTGCAGATTTCCTCCTACTGGCAACCAGGCGACACCGTGCACATCGACCTGCTGCCGCATATCGACCTGCCCGAGTGGTTGGCGACCCAACAGCGCGAGCGCGGTAACAGCGAGCTGAAGACCTTGCTGGCCGAGCTGTTCACCAAGAAGATGGCGACCCTGCTGGTGGACAACTGGTTCACCAACAAGCCGTTGAAGCAGTACACGCCGGGCGAACTGAAGGCGATTGCCGAGCGCCTGTCCGACTGGCAACTGGTGCCCGCCGGCACCGAGGGCTACCGCACGGCCGAAGTCACCCTGGGCGGGGTGAATACCGACGAGGTGTCGTCCAAGACCCTGGAGTCGCTCAAGGTGCCGGGACTGTATTTCATTGGCGAGGTACTGGACGTCACCGGCCATCTCGGCGGCTTCAACTTCCAGTGGGCCTGGGCCTCGGGCTACGCCGCCGCGCAGTACGCCTGA
- the ald gene encoding alanine dehydrogenase, whose protein sequence is MRIGVPKEIKNHEYRVGLTPASVAELSAQGHEVWIETRAGAAIGFADEDYREAGAQIARSAGEVFQLAQLIVKVKEPLAVERARLREHHTLFTYLHLAPDRPQTEELMASGATCIAYETVTDAQGRLPLLAPMSEVAGRMSIQAGAGCLEKARGGRGVLLGGVPGVAPGKVAILGGGVVGSHALAMAVGLGADVTVLDKSVDALRRLDARYGNRITTLYSTRTALQEQVLAADLVIGGVLIPGAAAPKLITADMVRQMKAGAVLVDVAIDQGGCAETSRATTHAEPTYVVDEVVHYCVANMPGAVARTSTQALNNATLPFVVALAQKGTRRALEEDPHLLAGLNVAGGVVTCESVAQAHGLAFQPAASVIERL, encoded by the coding sequence ATGCGAATCGGCGTACCCAAGGAAATCAAAAATCACGAGTACCGTGTCGGCCTTACGCCTGCGTCCGTGGCAGAACTGAGCGCACAGGGGCACGAGGTCTGGATCGAGACTCGTGCCGGTGCCGCCATCGGCTTTGCCGACGAGGATTACCGTGAGGCGGGCGCGCAGATCGCCAGGAGCGCCGGCGAGGTGTTTCAGCTGGCGCAGCTGATCGTCAAGGTCAAGGAGCCGCTCGCCGTGGAGCGGGCCCGGCTGCGCGAGCACCATACCTTGTTCACCTACCTGCACCTGGCGCCGGATCGGCCGCAGACCGAGGAATTGATGGCGAGCGGCGCCACCTGTATCGCCTACGAGACGGTGACCGATGCTCAGGGCCGCCTGCCATTGCTGGCGCCGATGTCGGAGGTCGCAGGGCGCATGTCGATCCAGGCCGGTGCCGGTTGCCTGGAGAAGGCGCGCGGTGGGCGTGGCGTGCTGCTGGGCGGGGTACCTGGCGTGGCGCCGGGCAAGGTGGCGATTCTCGGCGGCGGTGTGGTCGGTAGCCATGCGCTGGCGATGGCGGTCGGCCTCGGTGCCGATGTGACGGTGCTGGACAAAAGCGTCGATGCCCTGCGCCGGCTCGATGCCCGGTATGGCAACCGCATCACCACGCTCTATTCCACGCGCACTGCGCTACAGGAGCAGGTGCTGGCGGCCGATCTGGTCATCGGCGGCGTGCTGATCCCCGGGGCAGCAGCGCCCAAGCTGATCACGGCGGACATGGTGCGGCAGATGAAGGCCGGCGCGGTGCTGGTGGATGTGGCCATCGATCAGGGTGGCTGCGCCGAGACCTCGCGCGCCACCACCCATGCCGAGCCCACCTATGTTGTCGACGAGGTGGTTCATTACTGCGTGGCCAACATGCCGGGGGCGGTGGCGCGTACCTCGACCCAGGCGCTGAACAACGCCACGCTGCCGTTCGTCGTCGCCTTGGCGCAGAAAGGCACGCGTCGTGCGCTGGAGGAAGACCCGCACTTGCTGGCCGGCCTCAATGTGGCTGGCGGAGTGGTTACCTGCGAAAGCGTCGCGCAGGCGCACGGACTGGCTTTCCAGCCTGCTGCCAGTGTTATCGAGCGGTTGTAG
- a CDS encoding glutathione S-transferase N-terminal domain-containing protein: protein MIDLYYWTTPNGHKVSIFLEEAGLEYRVIPVHIGKGEQFEPEFLKIAPNNRIPAIVDQAPADGGEPIALFESGAILEYLADKSGLFLPRETRARFSVLQWLYWQMGGVGPMAGQNHHFVRYAPEPIPYAIERYVRETARLYGVLDRQLAEHEYVAGDYSIADMAIYPWATLWQAQQQKIEDFPHMAAWLERIAARPAVQRAYALVAQVNEDPKALLTAEARRLLFGQ, encoded by the coding sequence ATGATCGACCTGTATTACTGGACTACCCCGAACGGCCACAAGGTCAGCATTTTTCTCGAAGAGGCTGGCCTGGAGTATCGCGTCATCCCGGTACACATCGGCAAGGGTGAGCAGTTCGAACCCGAATTTCTCAAGATCGCGCCGAACAACCGCATCCCGGCAATCGTCGATCAGGCGCCTGCAGACGGAGGCGAGCCCATCGCCCTGTTCGAGTCCGGGGCGATTCTCGAATACCTGGCCGACAAGAGCGGGCTGTTCCTGCCACGCGAGACCCGTGCACGCTTCAGCGTGCTGCAATGGCTGTACTGGCAGATGGGCGGCGTCGGACCGATGGCCGGGCAGAACCATCATTTCGTGCGTTACGCGCCGGAGCCAATTCCCTACGCCATCGAGCGTTACGTGAGGGAAACTGCCCGACTCTACGGCGTGCTGGATCGCCAGTTGGCCGAGCACGAATATGTGGCCGGCGACTATTCCATCGCCGACATGGCCATCTACCCCTGGGCCACATTGTGGCAAGCCCAGCAACAGAAGATCGAAGACTTCCCGCACATGGCTGCCTGGCTCGAGCGCATTGCCGCGCGTCCTGCCGTACAGCGTGCCTACGCACTGGTGGCCCAGGTGAACGAAGATCCGAAGGCCCTGCTGACCGCCGAGGCGCGGCGCCTGCTGTTCGGACAGTGA